One genomic segment of bacterium includes these proteins:
- a CDS encoding amidohydrolase family protein has translation MHDLVIKGGLIVDGTGGEPFTGDLAIDGEQIAGVYPGGNPDLDGEEVFDATGLLVTPGFVDCHTHYDGQVTWDPILEPSAHHGVTTVMMGNCGVGFAPVRPGTEEWLIQLMEGVEDIPGAALSEGITWEWETFPEYLDALERKPLSLDIGCQVPHGAVRAYVMGERGAKNEPATPEDIAQMRDIVAEALRAGAFGFSTSRTIAHMAIDGEPVPGTYAAEDELFGIGEALTEVGHGLYELAPAGVIGEDLAAPHKEVDWMRRLSAATGRPVTFALVQVDAAPELWREVMDLSADAVADGAQLHPQVAPRCNGILIGLQTNHAFSSRPSFAEIAELPLEELVAELRRPERKAAILSEKSSFTNQFAEYMGTQLHRIYVLGDPPDYEPGPERSVAAIAETQGRETEDLLYDLLLGDDGRALLLFPFLNYSHGNADAVREMFMHPSGVSGLSDGGAHCGAICDASMPTWLLTFWARDRQRGDKLPLEFVVQKQSRDTARLFGLTDRGTLEQGMKADVNIIDHEGLTLHPPKLVADLPAGGRRFDQRATGYVATLVSGVVTRRNGVDTGARPGKLLRAGV, from the coding sequence ATGCACGACCTGGTGATCAAGGGCGGTTTGATTGTGGACGGCACCGGTGGCGAGCCGTTCACGGGAGATTTGGCCATCGACGGGGAGCAGATTGCCGGGGTGTATCCGGGCGGCAATCCCGACCTGGACGGCGAAGAGGTCTTTGACGCCACCGGACTGCTGGTTACCCCGGGGTTCGTGGACTGCCACACCCACTACGACGGCCAGGTGACCTGGGATCCGATTCTGGAGCCGTCGGCCCACCACGGGGTGACCACGGTGATGATGGGCAATTGCGGGGTGGGGTTCGCCCCGGTGCGGCCCGGCACCGAAGAATGGCTCATCCAGCTTATGGAAGGGGTGGAGGACATTCCCGGCGCTGCCCTGTCGGAGGGGATCACCTGGGAGTGGGAGACCTTTCCCGAGTACCTCGACGCCCTGGAGCGCAAGCCCTTGTCTTTGGACATCGGCTGCCAGGTGCCCCACGGCGCGGTCCGGGCCTATGTGATGGGGGAGCGGGGAGCGAAGAACGAGCCCGCCACCCCCGAAGACATCGCCCAGATGCGCGACATCGTGGCCGAGGCGCTGCGGGCCGGCGCTTTCGGCTTCTCCACGTCCCGCACCATCGCCCACATGGCCATCGACGGCGAGCCGGTACCCGGCACCTATGCGGCTGAGGACGAGCTGTTCGGCATCGGAGAGGCGCTGACCGAGGTAGGACACGGCCTGTACGAGCTAGCCCCTGCCGGAGTAATTGGTGAGGACTTGGCCGCTCCCCACAAAGAGGTCGACTGGATGCGCCGCCTGTCGGCCGCAACCGGCCGTCCGGTTACCTTCGCCCTGGTGCAGGTGGACGCCGCCCCTGAGCTGTGGCGGGAGGTCATGGATCTTTCGGCCGACGCGGTGGCCGATGGGGCCCAGCTCCATCCCCAGGTGGCTCCCCGGTGCAACGGCATCTTGATCGGGCTTCAGACCAACCACGCGTTCAGCAGCCGGCCCAGCTTCGCCGAGATCGCCGAACTGCCCCTGGAAGAGCTGGTGGCCGAGCTGCGCCGTCCTGAACGCAAGGCCGCCATCTTGTCGGAGAAGAGCTCGTTCACCAATCAGTTCGCCGAGTACATGGGTACCCAACTCCACCGGATCTACGTGCTGGGCGACCCCCCCGACTACGAGCCCGGCCCAGAGCGGTCGGTGGCCGCCATCGCCGAGACCCAAGGCCGGGAGACCGAGGACTTGCTGTACGACCTGCTGTTGGGGGACGACGGCCGAGCGCTGCTGCTGTTCCCGTTCCTCAACTACAGCCACGGCAACGCCGACGCGGTGCGAGAAATGTTCATGCATCCCTCTGGGGTGTCGGGGCTGTCGGACGGAGGGGCCCACTGCGGGGCCATCTGCGACGCTTCCATGCCCACCTGGCTGCTCACCTTCTGGGCCCGCGACCGCCAGCGGGGTGACAAGCTCCCCCTGGAGTTTGTGGTGCAGAAGCAGTCGCGCGACACCGCCCGGCTGTTCGGGCTCACCGACCGGGGAACCCTGGAACAGGGTATGAAAGCCGATGTGAACATCATCGACCACGAGGGGCTTACCTTGCACCCGCCGAAGCTGGTGGCCGACCTGCCCGCAGGGGGCCGGCGCTTCGACCAGAGGGCCACCGGGTATGTGGCCACCCTGGTCAGCGGAGTGGTGACCCGTCGCAACGGAGTAGACACCGGGGCCCGCCCCGGCAAGCTGCTCCGAGCGGGCGTCTAG
- a CDS encoding RDD family protein, translated as MGDEEFPEGATIVAGPDGKPYPVAAVWRRALARIIDAITVFFIQWMLTVIQLLWFMDDVSTRWQPEPWGRATAAILGYIFFHFVYTMVFLRWNEGQTPAMDLMKLRAVRTNDGGHLSLGRCGARWLVGGVPWILPPVVLGGVIANAATYLTVPFDRRRRTVSDWVAGTTVIAYNRDQEDPDGELEEVLDEFGQPMTVREQIRRKYGLFGGLTGIGRQVEGRRRNRPGAPRDSQSDRDSLNMSATSGPAHRKQGERSGI; from the coding sequence GTGGGTGACGAGGAGTTCCCCGAGGGCGCGACCATCGTGGCCGGGCCCGACGGCAAGCCGTATCCGGTGGCCGCGGTGTGGCGGCGGGCGCTGGCCCGGATCATCGACGCCATCACCGTGTTCTTCATCCAGTGGATGCTCACCGTGATCCAGCTCTTGTGGTTCATGGACGACGTTTCCACCCGCTGGCAGCCCGAACCCTGGGGCCGGGCCACCGCCGCCATCCTGGGCTACATCTTCTTCCACTTCGTCTACACGATGGTGTTCCTGCGCTGGAACGAGGGCCAGACCCCGGCCATGGATCTGATGAAGTTGCGGGCCGTGCGCACCAATGACGGCGGCCACCTCAGTCTGGGCCGGTGCGGTGCCCGATGGCTGGTGGGCGGAGTGCCGTGGATCTTGCCCCCCGTGGTGCTCGGCGGAGTCATCGCAAACGCGGCCACCTACCTCACGGTCCCCTTCGACCGCCGCCGCCGCACGGTGTCGGACTGGGTGGCCGGAACCACCGTCATCGCCTACAACCGAGACCAGGAAGACCCCGACGGGGAACTTGAGGAAGTGCTGGATGAGTTCGGCCAGCCGATGACGGTTCGAGAGCAGATTCGGCGCAAGTACGGCCTCTTCGGCGGGCTTACCGGGATAGGCCGACAGGTCGAGGGCCGACGCCGAAACAGGCCGGGTGCGCCGAGGGATTCCCAGTCGGACCGTGATTCGCTTAACATGTCAGCCACGTCTGGGCCAGCCCACAGAAAGCAGGGGGAACGCAGTGGAATCTGA